Sequence from the Scyliorhinus torazame isolate Kashiwa2021f chromosome 3, sScyTor2.1, whole genome shotgun sequence genome:
TTAAGGTGAAAATTGTTTGTTCTGTGAGCGTCCTTGGAAATGTCATTGATCACACGCATGTTACACAGATGTTTTATTTTCTCACGGTGCTAAAGAGACAGGAAATGTCAACGAATACTGCACGATATTTCCCACTTCTCAAACTCTGAAATCGCCAGCCTTCTTTGGCGATTTGGATTGAAGTCAATACACGTGAGTTCACTTCTGCATTAAAATGAATTTCCCTTTGAAAGGTTGGCAATACCTGATACTGTTCCAGAATCTCATTCAAAGATGCACTCGATGATAAGTACTGTGCTCAAGATCTGAATGCTTCAGTGTGGCAGAGGATGAATTCCTGGCATCCTTTCAACTGGGACAATGGCCAATTTATGATGAGATTTATCCCATACAATATTTGTATTTTATCTGACTTCCGAAAACAATTCACTTTTATTGATTTATTCTGAAGGGACATTACTTTCTTTCAAATATTACAGGAACTATCTTATAACTATCTTATAAAAGTATTGGTTTCCCAGACATTTTCTTTTTAAATGATCAATGTTGGTGTTGAGTCGGGAGCTGCAATGCAAGACAACACTATCAAGCTACAGCGCAGCAGGAAACAAAGAAAAAACAATCGAAAAAGTATTGGTTAGGTGATACAATTTTAAATTTGGATTTCAATAGCGTGCAGATTATAAGGAGAAGGGGAAACTGAGGAAATAAAGAGGTCTATGATTTTGTGTAAATTGCATCATTTTACATTGCAACATTTTGTTTCACAGTCAGAGCATCAGTTCAATACTCTATGATTATTGGTAATTTATATGACAGGAATTAAAAAAAGGTGCAGTGTGATTTTCACTCCTCCATTTTCTGTTCAGGACATTACAAAACCCAATCATGGGATTTGGCCACTCGAGACTTTCTTCCTTCTGCCCCAGGTTTGGGAATGTTTGTGAATGTCAAAGGCCCGGATGGACAGGTACAAACATTTTTAATTTATGCATTTTTAATAAACTAATGCTCAGACTCTGCTAAAGCTTTGAAGAAAAaggtccaaagatttgcagattatGTGGAtgggcccttagtgtccagggatgtgcaggcaaggtggggttacagggacagggtggggttgcaggggagtgagcccaaggtagggtgctctcacaaagagcatgtgcagactcggttggccgaatggcctcctcatgcactgtagggattctatgattctgtacaaATAGGAGCTTATGAAAACGTGTGATAAGTTGGTTATTTTTTCAGATGTAAATGTTCATGAGAACCGGCCACTGCTGGTGAAGAGTTACTCCCAAAATGTGAGCTTTTCTTTCTGTCTCTGACGCTGACTGAGCAGCTGTgcgtttccagaattttctgtgttACACCGCAGATCTCCAGCACTAGTCTCCCTTGTGTGATCCTGCTGCACGTAAACTGAGCAGCCAGCAGCATGATGCTATGCAACAGATTCCCCACAGATCAAACCTGACATGTTTCAAACTAATAAAACACAATCAACATATTGATTAATCAGTAATACTAAAGGAAAATTTAGGAAATGCTGTGCATGCTGTAATTCTCACTTGTCGGTGCATGTTAAATGACTGATGAGGCTGGCTGGAGAAGGTCCAGTGAACACCAGTGATGACGTAAATTTAACCCTACTTTTCCAGTCTGCGGACAAAACTCTAAACTACATTTGCTAACCTTAAGTGTTCAAAAtataaatagaatccctacagtgcagaaggaggctattcggcccatcaaatctgcaccaactctctgaaggcccactccaccccatccctataaccctATAGCCCCaaataacctgcacattcctgggcactaaggggcaattgagcagggccaatccacctaacctgcacatctttgggagggaactggaggaaaccctcgcagacatgagaAGAACATGCTGACTCCACAGAGATAGGCAcctaagaccagaattgaacccggaaccctgcagctgtgaggcagcagtgctaaccactgtgccaacctggaAAACAATTCTCATGTGACATTGCTCACAGTTAGTCAGATTAAATTAATGCTGTTTTTAGCTGGAGTTTGTTGGAAAAGTAAAGAGAGTTAATAGTGACAATACTGGAGTAAGCACAAAAATGTTTTGAGTGTCGGTGGGCTCTACAACAGGTGGGTAACCATGAGCTAATACTGTCACCTCTGGTGGAATTAAGAACAGCAGAGATTAGCACAACAGTTTTACCCATTGATTCAAGATATAGGCtgggatcctccgaccccccgctgggccggagaatccccgggcagaggagcgaatcccgccctgccgccccaaTGCCGGCTTCCTTATtttccggcgccatttttcggggaccggcgggattcccgccacgctggttgggggccgttgacagcggcccctccgccgattctccgggccccaatgggccgagtggccgtccaggtttgcccagtcccaccagcgtgaattactcacctcacacacggtgggagctggcaggtaagtgtgcaggggccgtcctgcgggggggagggggggggggggatccgatggcctggcccacgatcggggcctaccgatctgtgggcgggttggtTCCGTGGttcccttctttcctccgcgccgggcacctgtagagctccgccatattacccaggggctggcgcggagaagggaacccccgtgcatgcgcggaaatatgccagcCAGTCCGCGCATGAGCAAGATCACACTGGCCCTTCCCCACATGCACaaactcgcgccagcccttcgggaaccactccggcgtcaacctagcccctgaGAAAATggcgaattcctcactttcggaggccgtggacgccagagtggttgacgccggttttcacgccagtctggggacatagccccattattgcaaaATCTCACCTATGAAGTATCACAATGGCTTGAGGCTTGAATCTCAAATAGATCAATAATTTTAACACACCTGCTGTACGTTTGCGCTCAAGTTGACTGTTTTTAAATAGATTAAAAACAAAATATCTACAGAAAAAAATACATCTATGTCGAAGAAATTCATGTTCCTTACTTTTCTTGTAAACAGGTTTTGTTGCATAAATTGTATGGGCCAGAGAGTCGTTTTACATTTCACGCGCACTCTCAAGGGGAACACCACATCTGCTTGATGTCCAACTCCACCAAAATAGCGGTGTTTGCCGGGAACAAACTGGTATGGTTAGTTATGCAACAGCCTTTTGAGTGAATACACATAATAGGTCAAAAGTGGACCGGCTCAAATGGTGCACACATTTAATAGATCCAGCAGGACCCTCAATTCAATTACTGAATAGCAAGCAAAACAATCAAATTCACACAAGATTATCCAAGAATATTATATGTTCCATAAACCTCAAAAATGTTTCACGCAGAAGGAATTAATTTGAAGTTCAGCGAGTCTCCTTTTGGTTGTGCAGTTTGGCCAAGAAACTTGAATTTTCTACTGTTCTATTCTGGATGTTTAGTATCCACCACAGTAGGTGGAAAGCTTCTTCAAAAGAGCTGCATCTCCAAAAATACACTCCAGTGTCAATTAGATATGTTCAAGTCCTGGAGCAGGGGACTTGAATCCAAAACTTCTGAATGCATAGTGAGATTGCGCCCCACTGAATTAACCTAAACCGTATAAAAACAACATTTGGGTGTACTACTGCAACATTGAGTTTCCTGGACTAGTAACATTTTGCATTTTTTTGAATGATACTGTTAAATTATACATTTATGCTCACTAAAGCTGGATTGAGGCTGCCCGGACAATTTAATATTGGATCTATACCGAAGAGAGAGCAGAATTCAAGCACAATTTCCAAAATCCCATGATTTTGTGTTAGTGTCTTTGCATCAAAAAGTTGTacgttccagtcccactccaagaGATTTCAGTGCAAAATCCAGGCTGTTACTCTAGCTTTGCATTGAGCCAGTGCTGCAGTGACAGAGGTGGGTGAAATGTTAAAATTAAGTCCTTTTACGGTGAATGGTATTCTATGGCCACTGACATATACAAGATTAATAACTGTGGGCATAATCTTTTTGAGGCATGGAGGTGTCCACCTGCCTGATGGAGAGTTGGTGGGGAACTCTCGCTTTTTTCCGTGAAGACCCACTGAACCATTCACCAATTAGGCAATGGCAAAGCTAGTGACAGGCTTTCCTGTGGAAACAAGTCCCTGGGGGAAGACGTCTCACCTATCAAGAGCTGCCGGCCGATCAGAGGCTGGCTACCAGCAGACCCCTCTGCCCCCTACCTTCCTGTGTCCCGTCCCTTGGTCTGGCACTGAGTGCCTCAAAGGAACACGGAACCTAGTGAAAGGTTAAACTGGTTGGGGCTCTaattattggaatttagaagaacgagaggtgatctgattgaaatatataagccaggattctccatttgggacgcTATGGGTGGCATTCTCCGAGCCCCTGCACcggttttctggtgcggcgtgctcccgccggcagcgggattctctgtcccccccagcccgtcaatggggtttcccactgtgggaagTCTCATGCCGCCCGGAAATCCCCGGGTGTGAGTGGGCTGTCGGGTCAATGGTGAATTCCGCCAGtgtagaatccagccctatgttctcccgccggagctgaattgcactatTTTTACGATCCCTTTGTGGTcataaagcaggatgcaattccatatcccttgccatgcaaattaatGCATAGCATTGAATACAAGGGGAATCCtgatatcgggccaccattttgaatgggCAGCTTGATAGCGGAGTTCCGCGGCCGGCACACCCGCACCGCAAATCGgcgtcaatcccccctcccccaccgcatggcagccccccacccctgaattgcctgggtgcccccttACCCACAAGTATGGTGGTGACCCGACCCGGCCATCCCCCAGGGACCCTGTAATAGGGGTCCCTGAGGGGGTTgtggagaccacaagtgaacctcgcccacgtgattcctaGCTGCAGCGATAGGAGAATCAAAGGAGGGCGctaaatagatgtaaatgggtcaTTACGACCTGCAAGGGGTTGGAGCATGGCATTTGGGTCGACGCCTGCCGCtgatcccgattttgccccgaCCCCTGATTATATGTCCCATTGGGGAATGCATTCTGGGTGTCCCGAGGCTGGAGAACTCCGCCCATAGGATTTttaaggggcttgatagggtaatggctgagaggatgtttctcctcatgggagagtcttggaccagagggcagagtctcagaataaaggggagccaatttaagactgagattaagaagaatttcttctctcagagggttgtgagtctttggaattccatGCCGCAGGGAGCTGTGggagcagagtccttgtgtatatttaaagctgagatagaccgattcttgattagtaaggggatcaaaGGCTACGAGGTAAGGGCAGAAAATGAtagggggttagcactgctgcctcacggcgccagggacccgagtttgattccagtcttgggtgactgcctatgtggggtttgcaagttctccctgtgtccgcatgggtttcgtccgggtgctccggttccttctcACAGTCcggagtgcaggttagatggattggctatgataacgtTACCCCCTtgtgtccagcgatgtacaggtagggtggtgttacggggatagtgcaggggaatgaggaagggtgctctttcagagggtcaatgtagacttggtgggccgaatggcctctttctgcactgtaggaattctatgttcaaTGAAGGTAGAcatgaggaatgtcagatcagctttgatcctattgaatggtggagcaggctcgaggggctgaactgcttactcctgttcctatttcttatggtcttacggtatAGATGAACAGAGAGATTTAGGACTACGAATACATCATTCCCTTAAAGTATGAGTGGAGGTAGATAAAACTATCAAAAAGATCAAGAGCGGGTTTGATTTTCGAAATAGGGGATAATTTGGGGGGATACAGAGATATGGTAATACAGTGGGGTAGTGGAAATAGTTTTATTTTTGATTTATTAGTGGGTAGGCACAATGGGCTGCAATGTTTCctgctgtgctgtaaatttctatagAAAGGAgaattgcatttacatagcactttTCATTGTCTCAGGACATTCTAAAGTGCTTTTTGCCAAAGAAGTATTTCTGAATTGtgttcactgttataatgtagaaaaCGTTCTGTGACTGTAAGATTTATGGTGTAATTATACCATCAGATAATAGTGACATTTTGTACCTGAAACCTAGATTTGCTTATAGTGGCTCCTGCTCGAAGTAGCTGGGAATAAATTTACTTCGAGCTCAAAATATAATGGCCCAGAAATTCCACGGAAATTCTACTGATCACATATTATAACCAAACTGCGGGATTGACAGGACCTCTATGTTTTGTGAAAGGTTAATTAATCTAGAATCCGATATTGAATAGATAAAGCTACTTATTTTCAGGGGAGATGCTATACTTTTCATTTTTTGATACCATTCCCATTTCCTCTCAGTTCACAGTGAGTTTCTGTTTTACAGCGCATAAATTTGGATATTCAAGTTGGTGAACACCCTATTGATGAGGCTCTTGATCAAACCAAGGACAAGATGAATGAAGTGAAGGCAAGAATCCTGTATTTGGTAAACCAAATGCAATACATCAGTAAACAGCAGAACTACCAGAGGGTATGTCAATATTACTATGCAAAAAAGAGTTCTGATTTACAGATataacccccactcccatccccccatTCCGACCAACCTCCTGACTTTCAAGTTTCTCATCATATTGGAGATGGTCTCTTCAAGGGatacagacccagactatttagtctctcttgttagacagccctctcatcccaggaattagcctagtgaatctcctttggactgcctccaatgttactaTATCCATTTTAGGTAAGGGCACCAAACTtgtatgcagtattccagatgaggtctcaccaacacgctatacaattgcaacaaaacctcccAATTTTTaactccaacccctttgcaataaaagccaaaatgccgtttgccttcttaactgcttgttgGATCTGTCAGCTAGATTTTTGTGAATAATGCACtagaacacacagatccctctgtatttCACTCACctgcagtttctctccatttagataataatttgccttttgattcctccgaccgaagtgcatgacctcacatttccccacattaaactccatttgccaggttttcgCCCAGTCACCCAATCTATCTATAATAAGTCGCCATTGTCCTAGGTGACCGTCGGCTGTTttgctctttgagggggagagctgactggtggtgatttaacctgaggatcaccacacctcaggtcagaaaggcttcatgaataacctcagccggtacgggaattgaacctgcactgttgaccTTGATGCAAAAGATGGAAAAGATTGTGTTCAAAAGCACATTTTTCCTTCCCTAACCTGGAGCGATGAACCACAACTATATATCTCAATGACCCGAGAATCATCCCCAGAACTCCTGCTTACACTAATGCTTTCCTTTAATGTACTTCCCCACCTCCTTCCCTCTCCTTTGTCAGCTATACCCTCACCAGCAAAGTACAAAACTCTGGAACTCGTCCACAAACATACCTTcctgcccccatccctctcccctttCAAGATCCTCCTTCAAAGTTGGCACTTTGACCAGGTTTTTAGTTACGTCCTCTGTATCCTGGTCTCCATTTTCGTCTGATTCTGTCTCTGTACAGGCTCTTGGAAGGATTTTCTACAAACAGGGCACTTTCAGAATATGCGAGTTAATTGTTAACAagaggagaaaaagaaaaaaagagaactTAGGTTGTAAAAAAACTTAAATTGAACCTTCAATAAACATTTGCATCAATATTTCAGGATAGCCCTATCTCAGGCAAACAGGCCATTTTCCCCACCTTCGGTATTTTCATAGCTAATAACCTGAAGCGTTCAAAGATAATGAAAAAAACATTAAATGTTTTACAACCCTTTTTTACTGGGTTGGGTGACAATCCTGGAAGGTAGGAAACCGCAATATTAAGACGCATTCATAATAAATTCAAATTGGGTTGTGACAATTGATTCAATATAATAAGGCTGTGcatcattgtgggcagcacggtagcattgtggatagcacaattgcttcacagctccagggtcgcaggttcgattccggcttgagtcactgtctgtgcggagtctgcacgtcctccccgtgtgtgcgtgggtttcctccgggtgctccggtttcctcccacagtccaaagatgtgcaggttaggtggattggccgtgataaattgccattagtgtccaaaattgcccttagtgttgggtggggttgctgggttgtggggatagggtggaggtgttgaccttgggtagggtgctctctccaggagccggtgcggactcgatgggccaaatggcctccttctgcactgtaaattctatgatgatctatgataatCATGCTAATGAATTAAACCAATTTTTGCTTTGTCGCATAGCCCACTAAATTGTGTTCAAATAAATAACAGTGCTTGTGTGTTTTTAAGTCATAATTATAAATAGAGACTGAATTAGTTCACATTTCTTCCTAAACAGTTATGTAAGGGTGCCTGCCTGACGTTACTTTCCTAGTGTGTTAGGATTCACCTTCATCTTCGGTTCACAAAGTCCGAGTCTACAGTGCAGCTCAGTCAACAGAGGTTGTTGAATTTTTTCCCTAAATCAAATTTACATTTTTGGATGAGTATGATATGCAGGTTACTTGAAAGTTATTTTGAAGTCTACTTTTAAACATAATTTAGGGGAGGCAATGCCGTAGTGGTAGTGTCATTGGGctattaatccagggacccaggatagTGCCCTGGAgatcacaggttcaaatcccatcacagcagatggtgaattttgaattcaattttttttaaagtttggaattaaagtctaatgctAACCATCAATCGattgttgtcaaaacccatctggttcacgaatgacctttaggggaggaaatctgccgtcttacctggcctggcctacatgtgactccagacccacagaaatgtggttaacaCTTAACATGCCCTATGAAACGGCAAAGCaggtgttgccaatcggcaccggagatgccaataatgttgctctttttaatgagtggaatactatcccaccagcgtcaccaataatgttgccaaattaactggaTATGGCAGttcttaatgataatattgcttttcagagtcgccagttatcaaattataccaccacaaggttttatcaGATATCAATCAAAGACCAAACGACCAGttcgtcagttcaagttcaaagatagtttatttacacacaaggattacatcgacatgcaacataaaacactacaggtTAAActccacctaacaactacaataacatatacttaacttcagggcaaccggctctttgcagatgaacaaagcctttgtttggatcttgcgtggctgggtagaagtggcttcgtttctgctgggctcgccCGTCTGGTAGcggtcgttggtcttgaacttgtcttctggtcgtgatgctacacttggttttagtcgtaggccggggccaagagagaccgcacacatggctgtgtctctttttaatccctctgggatttcgcgctctttggggcagtttttaactttggacccaataattcgacaggcttcgatcactgccttcgattttggccaataaaggggcgggtgccttgatggctgggcgtgtcctgagcggtcattgacattggctgtttgggctttcttagcaaagggagtggcgccggttagtctgcatctgtatcggttacctgagtacagtccttttgttctggggaaatgggccattagaatgcaaacgaggggggtttcgatcgcatctagctatctgggttgcaaatacacacacaagctctgagtgtgtctgactcctgggttggccataatgcccatggtcctttgcaggtggccatttgagatggctacatcccgtcctcttgattttgaacgcgaagcgtggtggatcacactgttgatccctcatcagtctttggtgtgccggttacccttggtcaaggacaggttctacactactctgtcctatgttttggagaatttacctaagttttattaacatatcatacattcataatctctaaggggtctctataaaacattcaactattacacatttaagggaatatctaactatcactatctaagctactctcatgctgctggcaaatataaaaaggaacttatgtacaatacaaaatgtttaaaccaacggcagcatcacatttctacttaacttatcaatgttacagaggtgtacaatctttatt
This genomic interval carries:
- the LOC140409236 gene encoding transmembrane emp24 domain-containing protein 11-like isoform X1 encodes the protein MKYPVTGFLFTLSWSLASSLYFHQGEKEEKCIIEDIPGDTLVTGHYKTQSWDLATRDFLPSAPGLGMFVNVKGPDGQVLLHKLYGPESRFTFHAHSQGEHHICLMSNSTKIAVFAGNKLRINLDIQVGEHPIDEALDQTKDKMNEVKARILYLVNQMQYISKQQNYQRSREEEFREMSEETNSNVLWWAIIQTIIFLSMGAWQMRHMKNFLIAKKLV
- the LOC140409236 gene encoding transmembrane emp24 domain-containing protein 11-like isoform X2 → MKYPVTGFLFTLSWSLASSLYFHQGEKEEKCIIEDIPGDTLVTGHYKTQSWDLATRDFLPSAPGLGMFVNVKGPDGQVLLHKLYGPESRFTFHAHSQGEHHICLMSNSTKIAVFAGNKLRINLDIQVGEHPIDEALDQTKDKMNEVKARILYLVNQMQYISKQQNYQRSREEEFREMSEETNSNVL